The Natrinema sp. HArc-T2 sequence ACCTCCATCTGGGAGACGTGCAAGGACAACGACAACGCTGCCTGTGATGATACTGTCATGGACTGGCTACATACGCTCAACCGAGAGTGGCTTGAGCGGGTTGCTAACCGCCTTCTCTGGGAGTTAGCGATGACGATCCTCGACCCTGATCGGTCGAGGATCGTCTCCATTGACTTCGTCGATAACCCCTACCACGGAACGTACGCCGATGAAGAAGGTGAACTCTGCCGCATGCACGCGAAAGACGGAACAACGACGTGCCACCGGTACTGCACGGCGTATCTCGTCTCGAACGGAAAGCCAGTGACGTTGGCGATGACGTACGTCCGTAGCGATGAGAAAGAGGCCGACGCGGTCGAGCGTGTCCTCGACCGCGTCGAGGCCTATCCCTTCGAGATAGAGCTTCTGTTGGCTGATCGCGGCTTCTACAACGAACGTATCCTGCGTCGTTCTCAGGAGATTGCTGCGACTGTCGTTCCCGTCCAAAAGAAGGGC is a genomic window containing:
- a CDS encoding ISH3 family transposase, yielding MFKTPQPDGVLSDSDVKDLAEDVICQLPLPGIEGSPLDPGDIWAVVILAAVNQTSIWETCKDNDNAACDDTVMDWLHTLNREWLERVANRLLWELAMTILDPDRSRIVSIDFVDNPYHGTYADEEGELCRMHAKDGTTTCHRYCTAYLVSNGKPVTLAMTYVRSDEKEADAVERVLDRVEAYPFEIELLLADRGFYNERILRRSQEIAATVVPVQKKG